The Lactobacillus acidophilus DNA segment TTTTTGCCGTTTAATTTATTTAAAATGTTTTCCATTGATTAAATGGCCAATAACGAAAGATAACTCGTCCCACAAGAGCATTTCGTTTTACAAAACCAAAGTAGCGTGAATCTTTTGAGACATCTCTATGATCTCCCATAACGAAATATTCATTTTTAGGTACGCGTTCTTTTAATGTGAAATTATTTGTATAAAGCTGACCTAAACGATGAGCCTGTTTTTCGTATTTATTGTTTAAATATGGTTCCGCAATTTGTTTGCCGTTGATATAAAGTTTATCATTTTTTGAAGTAACCATATCTCCTGGCATTCCTATGATTCGCTTAATATACAGAGCACCTTTTTGATCAGGAGCTTTTAAAATTACGATATCGTTTCGTTTAGGATTAAAGTGTCGTACTGCTATTAAACGATCATTGTTTTCAAAGGTAGGCTGCATTGACGGACCCGAAACAGTTTCGTTTGAAAGGAAGAAACTAAATACAAAGTAGTAAATTCCCATTAAGATTGCAAACATAATAACTATGTCTAAAACAAAGCGACCAATACTTTCGTTATCGTCTTTTTTCTTCTTTAGGTTTTCTACCATTAAATAATTCTCCTTTTACTTACTGTTTTTATTATAACTGATTTATATCGTCTTGAATGGTAAAATCATTAGTAAGGTATAAACATATGACAAATTTTTTAGAGAAATCAGTTGAATTAGATAAAATAATCCAATCTCCTGATGTACATCAACAAGTTGAAGAAATGGTACAGATTGATCAATATGTGAAAAAGGGGATGCCGATGCCTAAAGCTCCAGCTCCATTAGGTCTGTTACCAGATCAATTTGAAGATATTTTACAAGAGATTGGTATAAATAAAAAAAGAAAATTAAGGGATATTAATAATTTATTTAATAATTTTCGGCAATATTTATCACTAAAATATGGCATTTGGTCAGTAGCTAATATTAATACAGCTAGATTAATTAAGAAAAAAATGCATGTTAAAAATGCTTTGGAAATAATGGCTGGTAATGCATATTGGTCTCACGCACTTGAAGAAACAGGAATTACGGTAATTAGTACTGATTCATTAGAATGGGCTAAGACTTCTTCTACCGGGGCTAAGCCATTTCATAAAGTGATAGATTTAAAGGCTGATCAAGCGATTGAAAAATATCAAGATGTAGACTTAATTTTATGTTCTTGGTCGCCGAATTTTGGCAATAGCGATATCGAAACTATCGCTGCCTGGCGTAAGTTTAATCCAAATAGTCATTTGCTTTTTATTGGTGAAAAAGATGGGGCAACAAATTCAGTTGAATTTTGGTCACAAGATTGGTTTAAACAAACAAAAGAATTAAGAGAAATTAATCGGTCATTTCAGAGTTTTGATTTTATTAATGAACAGATATTTGAGATAAACAATGAATTTTAAAAAAATCTTTTTGCTATTAGTCCCATTATTAACATTTTTAGGGATAGGAACTATGCTTTCTAATATTGAATCAGGATACGCTGATGAATTGTTAGAAGCTCATGGATTAACTAATAATACGAGATATTTTAGAACTGATAGTGATGAAAGTATCAGTTCGTTTTTACAATATTTAGATAAAAATTATGCGCATCGTCAGATTCAATTACATCTTGATAGTAATTATGAAAAAAAGCAGGTCTTAGTTTGGGCAAATCGATCAGTTAAAAGTTTACCTATTGAAACAGGACGCTACTTTTCATTAGATGATTTTAAAGGAAAAGTTTCATTTGCAATTCTAGGACCATCGGTTAATGTTAATTTGCTAAATGTCCAAAATAATAAGTATGTGATTTTAGGACAAAATTATTATTCTGTTATAGGCGAGTTTAAAGATTATCCTCAAGTAGAAATGGATAAATATTATTTAAGTACAGGTATCGACCAACCTACCGCTAAGAATCAACTTAAAAATTATCGAATAGTTATTGATAGTTCTCCTAGTGTGATTGAAAAAGTAGCCAAACATTATCATGGTAAAATTCACATTCCGTCATTTGTCCAAGAACATCATCGCGATCGATTTTCTGTGATTCCTAATATATTATTTTTAATTGTTTGTGCGTTAGTAGGTCTTATTAGTAATGTTTTATTGGCCATTTTAATTAAGCGACAAGCTAAAATAACTAGCCTACATGGCGATTTACTACGTAATTGGGTAATTAATCGTAGCGTACGTTTATTCATGATAGAGGGTGTTTTTGCCGCATTATCATACATCTTTCTTAGATGGCATGCATTTTATTCATCAAATACATCACTAATCATAAGTTTATTATGTGCATGGATACTTTACGTACTAGCTTTCTGTGTAGAAATTTATTATTTAATGAGAAAGGGTAAGAAACTTGTTAAATCTACCAAATGAATTTAAAACTAAATATCAAAATTTATTAGGAATTGAAAAAGCCAACGCACTTTTTAGTGCAATGAATGAGGCTAGTAAAAAAGCATTTAGGGTTAACACGTTAAAAGATAGTAACGAAAAGGTTTCATATAAATTAAATAATCCAGTTCCAGAAATAGATCATGCTTATTATGGTGAAATCAATGGGGAAGATCCAGAATGGGTTAGTGGAATAGTATATTCTCAAGATCCCGCAGCAATGTTTCCTGCTGCTATTAGTAAGGTAAAGCCTGGAGCAAAAGTGTTAGACTTATGTGCCGCGCCTGGTGGTAAAACCACAGCATTAGCTGAAAAATTGCAAAATGAGGGAGTATTAGTTGCAAATGAAATTTCTAATGTAAGAGCAAAAGCATTAAGAGAAAATCTTGAACGCTGGGGGGTTACCAATGCTTTAATAACTAATGAAAGTCCGGAAAAACTTTCACCAGTCTTTCCAGCTTTTTTTGATGTAATTTTAGTTGATGCGCCATGTAGTGGTGAAGGAATGTTTAGAAAAAATCCTGAAGCGATAGACTATTGGTCTCAAGATTATGTATTAACTTGTCAGACAAGGCAAAAGGATATTTTGAATGAAGCAATAAAAATGCTTAAACCTGGTGGTAGTTTGATTTATTCAACTTGTACTTTCTCACCCGAAGAAGATGAAGAGATTGTTAGCTGGTTAGTAAATGACCATGATTTTTCTATTTTGGATCCACATATTAATGATCCTAGAATTAGTCTTGGACATCCTGAATGGGCTGATGGTAATGCAGACTTAACCAAAACTTTACGTTTTTGGCCACAAGATGGAATAGGTGAAGGCCAATATGCTGCTATTTTGCAAAAGAGTGGAGATATTAAACAGGAAATTGATAAAAAGCGTAAAAATAAAAGAATTAAACGTAATCCTTTGAGATTGACTAAGAATGATCAAGAATTGGTTGCAAAAGTAATCGAACAATTTAACTTACCTGTTGGTTTAGAAGATTGGCATGAAAAAGCACTGGTAAGACAAGATCACGTTTTTGTACCAGCGATAGTTTTACCTGAAAATATTAGATTACGCATTGTTAATAATGGTGTAGAACTTGGAATTTTGAAAAAGAATCGATTTGAACCGGGGCATCAACTAGCAGAAGTATTAGGTCAAGTAAAGCAAAGTAGGGTAATTGAATTAGCAACCCTTAAAGATTATCAAGATTATTTACACGGTGAAACTCTTAAAGTACAGAGTGATTTACGCGGGTTTGTATTAGTCAGTTATAGGAACATGATATTTAGCTTTGGAAAAATCGCTGGTAATCAAGTTTTGAAAAATTTTTATCCTAAAGGATTAAGAAAGTAATTTACAATGGGACTCATTATAAGATAAACATTCAGTTTGTTTAAAAGTTGTACTTACTTACTTTTAGTAATATACTAGTAATGTTTATGAAAACAAGATTGGGTGAGAAATGAAAAGATGAATAACAAAATTTATATGGATAATGCGGGAACTAGTCCTATGGCTCCACAAGTCGTAAAGACTATGACTGATATGATGACTAATGTTTTTGGTAATGCTTCAGCAACTAATTACTATGGTCGTGAGGCAAAACGTGTCTTAGAAGATAGTCGTCATATCTTGGCTGAGTCAATAAATGCCGATGACAAAGAAATTATTTTTACTAGTGGTGGTACCGAGAGTGATAACACTGCTATTATGCAAACAGCTTTGGCTCGTCAAAATGAAGGGAAACACATTATTTCTACTAAATTTGAACACGAAGCAGTATTACGTCCACTTGCACGCCTTGAAAAAATGGGCTTTGAAGTAACTTATTTGAACGTTGATAAAAATGGTCAAATTAATTTAGATGATTTGAAAAATGCAATTCGCCCAGATACTATTTTGGTAACCATCATGATGGTCAATAATGAGGTTGGTAGTTTAGCTCCGATTAAAGAAATTGGCGAAATTGTAGCTCCTACTAATGCTTGGTTTCATACTGATGCAGTTCAAGCTTATGGTGAAGTGCCAATTGACGTAAAGGATATGAAGATCGATCTATTGTCAACTTCAGCTCATAAATTAAATGGTCCCAAATTGCTTGGCTTTTTATATGAACGTGATGGAATTAAATTACCTTCATTTATGCTTGGAGGAGATCAGGAATTAAAGCGTCGTCCGGGAACTGAAAATGTACCAGCAATTGCTGGTTTTGCTAAAGCCATTGAAATTCACTCTAATAAGGCAATTATTGCAAATGAAGAACGCTACTTTAACTTTAAACATGCTTTGGTTGATGGGCTTAAGAAGAATGGCGTTGATATTGAAGTGAACGGCAATATTGAAGATCAAATGGCTCCTCAAGTCATCAGTATTTGGTTTAAGGGAATTCGTAGTGATGTATTATTGACCAATTTGGATTTAGCTGGAGTGGTAGGTGCTGCGGGGTCTGCATGTACTGCTGGTTCACTGG contains these protein-coding regions:
- the lepB gene encoding signal peptidase I — protein: MVENLKKKKDDNESIGRFVLDIVIMFAILMGIYYFVFSFFLSNETVSGPSMQPTFENNDRLIAVRHFNPKRNDIVILKAPDQKGALYIKRIIGMPGDMVTSKNDKLYINGKQIAEPYLNNKYEKQAHRLGQLYTNNFTLKERVPKNEYFVMGDHRDVSKDSRYFGFVKRNALVGRVIFRYWPFNQWKTF
- a CDS encoding cysteine desulfurase family protein: MNNKIYMDNAGTSPMAPQVVKTMTDMMTNVFGNASATNYYGREAKRVLEDSRHILAESINADDKEIIFTSGGTESDNTAIMQTALARQNEGKHIISTKFEHEAVLRPLARLEKMGFEVTYLNVDKNGQINLDDLKNAIRPDTILVTIMMVNNEVGSLAPIKEIGEIVAPTNAWFHTDAVQAYGEVPIDVKDMKIDLLSTSAHKLNGPKLLGFLYERDGIKLPSFMLGGDQELKRRPGTENVPAIAGFAKAIEIHSNKAIIANEERYFNFKHALVDGLKKNGVDIEVNGNIEDQMAPQVISIWFKGIRSDVLLTNLDLAGVVGAAGSACTAGSLDPSHVLIAMYGKDSPRVWESLRFSFSIENTIEEVNSVVEILTRIINRLKK
- a CDS encoding RsmB/NOP family class I SAM-dependent RNA methyltransferase, which produces MLNLPNEFKTKYQNLLGIEKANALFSAMNEASKKAFRVNTLKDSNEKVSYKLNNPVPEIDHAYYGEINGEDPEWVSGIVYSQDPAAMFPAAISKVKPGAKVLDLCAAPGGKTTALAEKLQNEGVLVANEISNVRAKALRENLERWGVTNALITNESPEKLSPVFPAFFDVILVDAPCSGEGMFRKNPEAIDYWSQDYVLTCQTRQKDILNEAIKMLKPGGSLIYSTCTFSPEEDEEIVSWLVNDHDFSILDPHINDPRISLGHPEWADGNADLTKTLRFWPQDGIGEGQYAAILQKSGDIKQEIDKKRKNKRIKRNPLRLTKNDQELVAKVIEQFNLPVGLEDWHEKALVRQDHVFVPAIVLPENIRLRIVNNGVELGILKKNRFEPGHQLAEVLGQVKQSRVIELATLKDYQDYLHGETLKVQSDLRGFVLVSYRNMIFSFGKIAGNQVLKNFYPKGLRK